In the Deinococcus ficus genome, one interval contains:
- a CDS encoding alpha-amylase family glycosyl hydrolase, protein MRASPLLSLTVLTALLAGPAASAQTAPPSFEGQVIYQVMPDRFFDGDAANNAGVDRGNLRAWHGGDLPGLTQKLPYITDLGATAVWLTPVYRQQAGNSFDTSAYHGYWPEDFRDVDPHFGTLAQFDAFVKAAQAANVRVVLDQVVNHYGYGATAVTAQRDWFTPQAQCDASQNKDVDCPLSGLPDLNQGNPQVRELLLGNAEFWRARGVSAFRYDAIRHVPQAFLKDLLARDRAAGTWTLGEWYDADTGTVAEWQKAGFDSLFLFSLQKAMKASLMSGQSLTQVRGVLERQDELPRPGEVTLFLDNHDIPRFAQGSLFADEGQMNTRYGLRALMTLKGVPVLYQGIEIAQRGGPDPDNRQDMRFEAQWTPGEKAVHAAARSAIAARKASPALSLGSQTLLPMPAAVQDDLLLLLREQGGQRVLAAWSGARQRRTYSLPLNKLGLSVGGQDLTKSLFADQNAGLSVKGGYLHVSIDGRDAAAFTLK, encoded by the coding sequence ATGCGCGCCTCTCCCCTGCTCTCCCTGACGGTCCTGACCGCCCTGCTGGCCGGCCCGGCCGCGTCCGCCCAGACCGCCCCGCCCTCCTTCGAGGGGCAGGTGATCTATCAGGTGATGCCGGACCGCTTCTTCGACGGGGACGCGGCCAACAACGCCGGCGTGGACCGCGGGAACCTGCGCGCGTGGCACGGCGGGGACCTGCCGGGCCTCACGCAGAAGCTGCCGTACATCACGGACCTGGGCGCCACGGCGGTGTGGCTCACGCCGGTGTACCGGCAGCAGGCCGGGAACAGCTTCGACACGTCCGCGTACCACGGCTACTGGCCGGAGGACTTCCGGGACGTGGACCCCCACTTCGGCACGCTGGCGCAGTTCGACGCGTTCGTGAAGGCCGCGCAGGCCGCGAACGTGCGGGTGGTGCTGGATCAGGTGGTCAACCACTACGGGTACGGCGCCACGGCCGTGACCGCCCAACGCGACTGGTTCACGCCCCAGGCGCAGTGCGACGCTTCCCAGAACAAGGACGTGGACTGTCCCCTGTCGGGCCTGCCGGACCTGAACCAGGGCAACCCGCAGGTGCGGGAGCTGCTGCTGGGCAACGCGGAGTTCTGGCGGGCGCGGGGCGTGAGCGCCTTCCGGTACGACGCGATCCGGCACGTGCCGCAGGCGTTCCTGAAAGACCTCCTGGCCCGCGACCGCGCGGCCGGCACCTGGACGCTCGGGGAGTGGTACGACGCCGACACCGGCACCGTCGCCGAGTGGCAGAAGGCAGGTTTCGACAGCCTGTTCCTGTTCAGCCTGCAGAAGGCCATGAAGGCCAGCCTGATGTCCGGGCAGAGCCTCACGCAGGTGCGGGGCGTGCTGGAACGCCAGGATGAGCTGCCCCGGCCCGGGGAGGTGACGCTGTTCCTGGACAACCACGACATCCCCCGGTTCGCGCAGGGCAGCCTGTTCGCGGACGAGGGCCAGATGAACACCCGTTACGGCCTGCGCGCCCTGATGACCCTCAAGGGCGTGCCCGTGCTGTACCAGGGCATCGAGATCGCGCAGCGCGGCGGTCCGGATCCGGACAACCGCCAGGACATGCGCTTCGAGGCGCAGTGGACGCCCGGCGAGAAGGCCGTGCATGCCGCCGCCCGGAGTGCCATCGCGGCAAGGAAGGCCAGCCCGGCCCTGAGCCTGGGCTCGCAGACGCTGCTGCCCATGCCCGCCGCCGTGCAGGACGACCTGCTGCTGCTGCTGCGCGAGCAGGGCGGACAGCGCGTCCTGGCCGCCTGGAGCGGCGCCCGGCAGCGCCGCACGTACAGCCTGCCCCTCAACAAGCTCGGGCTCAGCGTCGGCGGGCAGGACCTCACGAAATCCCTGTTCGCCGACCAGAACGCCGGGCTCAGCGTGAAGGGCGGGTACCTGCACGTCAGCATCGACGGCCGGGACGCCGCCGCCTTCACGCTGAAGTGA
- a CDS encoding TIGR00282 family metallophosphoesterase — translation MLRVLFVGDVFGQPGRRVLSARLPELRKGVDFAVVNMENSAGGFGMHREAADAALKAGADCFTLGNHAWHHRDVFTMMNDEVTYPIVRPLNYSDPGAPGVGWRTFDVQGEGGSRERLTVVQVLGRVFMEALANPFRALDDLLDRGEDLGNILVDVHAEATSEKQALAWHLDGRVAAVIGTHTHVPTADTRILPGGTAYQTDAGFTGPHDSVIGSDPAAPIQRFLTERHDRYRVADGRAELNGVRLELEWNRAVKIERVRIVEGE, via the coding sequence ATGTTGCGGGTGCTTTTCGTGGGGGACGTGTTCGGTCAGCCGGGGCGGCGGGTGCTGTCCGCGCGCCTGCCGGAATTAAGAAAAGGTGTGGATTTCGCGGTGGTGAACATGGAGAACTCCGCCGGCGGGTTCGGCATGCACCGCGAGGCCGCCGACGCGGCCCTGAAGGCCGGCGCGGACTGCTTCACGCTCGGCAACCACGCCTGGCACCACCGCGACGTCTTCACCATGATGAACGACGAGGTGACCTACCCCATCGTCCGCCCGCTGAACTACAGCGACCCCGGCGCGCCCGGCGTGGGCTGGCGCACCTTCGACGTGCAGGGCGAGGGCGGCAGCCGGGAACGACTGACGGTCGTGCAGGTCCTCGGACGGGTGTTCATGGAGGCGCTCGCCAACCCCTTCCGCGCGCTGGACGACCTGCTGGACCGCGGCGAGGACCTGGGCAACATCCTGGTGGACGTGCACGCCGAGGCCACCAGCGAGAAACAGGCGCTCGCGTGGCACCTCGACGGCCGGGTGGCGGCCGTGATCGGCACGCACACGCACGTGCCCACCGCCGACACCCGCATCCTGCCCGGCGGCACCGCCTACCAGACCGACGCGGGCTTCACCGGGCCGCACGACAGCGTGATCGGCAGCGACCCGGCCGCGCCCATCCAGCGCTTTCTCACCGAACGGCACGACCGGTACCGCGTCGCGGACGGCCGCGCCGAACTGAACGGCGTGCGCCTGGAGCTCGAATGGAACCGCGCCGTGAAGATCGAACGGGTGCGGATCGTCGAAGGCGAGTAA
- a CDS encoding universal stress protein, which produces MTTILVTTDGSDLGQQALAHAHNLAQALGARLTALTVHPDPAPLVGEFAYVPAPTPEEDRAAEEELRAGVERQLPGGTLRVERAGGRTIPRVILDVAAQEQASMIVMSTHGRSGLGRALLGSVAEAVAHHSPVPVLLIRAGQVPTTWTR; this is translated from the coding sequence ATGACCACGATCCTCGTCACCACGGACGGCAGTGACCTCGGCCAGCAGGCCCTCGCCCACGCGCACAACCTCGCCCAGGCGCTCGGTGCGCGCCTGACCGCCCTGACCGTCCACCCGGACCCGGCCCCGCTGGTCGGGGAGTTCGCGTACGTGCCCGCCCCCACCCCAGAGGAGGACCGCGCGGCCGAGGAGGAACTGCGGGCCGGCGTCGAGCGTCAGCTGCCGGGCGGCACCCTGCGCGTCGAGCGGGCTGGGGGGCGTACCATTCCCCGCGTGATCCTGGACGTGGCCGCGCAGGAGCAGGCCAGCATGATCGTGATGAGCACGCACGGCCGCAGCGGCCTCGGGCGGGCCCTGCTGGGCAGCGTGGCGGAGGCCGTGGCGCACCACTCGCCGGTGCCGGTGCTGCTGATCCGCGCCGGGCAGGTGCCCACCACCTGGACCCGCTGA
- a CDS encoding 2'-5' RNA ligase family protein, translated as MLGPWRPRVPAAKYGVAPHLTLLYPWVPAPATDAQVERLRTAWRGAAPFELTFRQVGRVPGVLWLAPEPRDTVLRLMHAVAAAFPETPAYGGQFTHPEPHLTVAKGSAPVLDGIQAEVQALLDRTGGLKVPVRGAVVASQDAAGFWHVTHHLPFAGPD; from the coding sequence GTGCTGGGACCCTGGCGGCCGCGGGTGCCGGCCGCGAAGTACGGCGTGGCCCCGCACCTCACCCTTCTGTACCCCTGGGTGCCTGCCCCGGCGACCGATGCTCAGGTAGAGCGGCTGCGAACCGCGTGGCGCGGCGCCGCGCCCTTCGAGCTGACATTCCGGCAGGTCGGACGCGTCCCGGGGGTGCTGTGGCTGGCGCCGGAACCTCGGGACACCGTGCTGCGGCTGATGCACGCGGTCGCGGCGGCCTTCCCGGAGACGCCTGCGTACGGTGGGCAGTTCACGCATCCGGAACCGCACCTCACCGTGGCGAAAGGCTCCGCCCCTGTGCTCGACGGTATTCAGGCCGAGGTGCAGGCCCTGCTGGACCGCACCGGCGGCCTGAAGGTTCCCGTGCGCGGCGCGGTCGTCGCCAGCCAGGACGCGGCGGGCTTCTGGCACGTCACCCACCACCTGCCGTTCGCTGGGCCGGACTGA
- a CDS encoding phosphoenolpyruvate carboxylase codes for MGIRSDVNLLGRTLGQVIREQEGEAFFDLVERTRALVREARAGEGDVELRAMIGGLSGAEAGRLARAFTWYFQLVNLAEEYERVRVLRAAGGVRSQSLEGALTELKAQGLEAAEVEALIERLDLGLTFTAHPTEMRRRTVRAHLVAVARAIPELESESLREEALERVAAHVEAMWTTPELRHLKPTVLDEVKGGLSYIPNIARALPSLQRDLQRAFRHVYGVESEAALPLSFSSWMGGDRDGNPFVTPQATQEALGLHRDRAREVLLGAITQAYADLSQETAGQTEVGDGKEPYRQELRALHDAVRDGVPVELLPRLEALHARLHADGQHRSADQLLMPLLTVARVFGQHLVSLDIREHSAQVGAAVAELLRAAGVEANYQDLPEHAKLDLLTGELRSRRPLWPAGEALPDALEAAIGPVREVRAAVQAVGPGAFGRYVISMAESVSDVLEPLLLAREVGFRVLPVPLFETLDDLRRAPQVVWELLSVPEYRAVLGDDVQEIMLGYSDSNKDAGFLAANWALHEAQRKISEVCRRAGVRWRFFHGRGTSIGRGGGPAGRAILGQPAGTIDAGLRITEQGEALADKYSHPMLARRNLEQALYGLLLAAARPPVDPPAAWLAAMDRAAGASAAAYRALVDNPAFLPFFEAVTPIHEIARLNIASRPVRRPGAPTLGNLRAIPWVMSWTQNRVNLPGWYGLREGLREIGLDAAREMYRDWPFFRAVLDNAQMSLAKSDPLIVGEYLRLGTDAHPTGTALLDAYADTVALVQDVVGAELMANEPRLKESIALRNPYIDPLHRIQAELLRRSRAEPGGLDEFEVPLLLSIQGIAAGVRNTG; via the coding sequence ATGGGCATTCGCAGTGACGTGAATCTGTTGGGCCGGACGCTGGGCCAGGTCATCCGGGAGCAGGAGGGCGAGGCGTTCTTCGACCTGGTGGAACGCACGCGCGCGCTGGTGCGGGAAGCCCGCGCGGGCGAGGGCGACGTGGAACTCCGCGCCATGATCGGCGGACTGTCCGGCGCGGAGGCGGGGCGGCTGGCGCGGGCGTTCACGTGGTACTTCCAGCTGGTGAACCTGGCCGAGGAGTACGAGCGGGTGCGGGTGCTGCGCGCGGCCGGCGGCGTGCGGTCGCAGAGCCTGGAGGGCGCCCTGACCGAACTGAAGGCCCAGGGCCTGGAGGCTGCGGAGGTGGAGGCGCTGATCGAGCGGCTGGATCTGGGCCTGACCTTCACAGCTCACCCCACGGAGATGCGGCGCCGTACGGTGCGGGCGCACCTGGTGGCGGTGGCGCGCGCCATTCCGGAACTGGAGTCCGAGTCGCTGCGCGAGGAGGCGCTGGAGCGCGTGGCGGCGCACGTGGAGGCGATGTGGACCACGCCGGAGCTGCGGCACCTGAAGCCCACCGTGCTGGATGAGGTGAAGGGCGGCCTGAGTTACATCCCGAACATTGCGCGGGCCCTGCCGAGCCTGCAACGGGACCTGCAGCGCGCGTTCCGGCACGTGTACGGCGTGGAGTCGGAGGCGGCGCTGCCGCTGAGTTTCTCGTCGTGGATGGGCGGGGACCGGGACGGCAACCCGTTCGTGACGCCGCAGGCGACCCAAGAGGCGCTGGGCCTGCACCGGGACCGGGCGCGGGAGGTGCTGCTCGGGGCGATCACGCAGGCGTACGCGGACCTGAGTCAGGAAACGGCCGGGCAGACCGAGGTGGGGGATGGGAAGGAACCCTACCGACAGGAGCTGCGGGCCCTGCACGACGCCGTGCGGGACGGGGTGCCCGTAGAGCTGCTGCCGAGGCTGGAGGCCCTGCACGCCCGGCTGCACGCCGACGGGCAGCACCGCAGCGCGGATCAGCTGCTGATGCCGCTGCTGACGGTGGCGCGGGTGTTCGGGCAGCACCTGGTGAGCCTGGACATCCGCGAGCACAGCGCGCAGGTGGGCGCGGCGGTGGCGGAGTTGCTGCGCGCGGCAGGCGTGGAGGCGAACTACCAGGACCTGCCCGAGCACGCGAAACTGGACCTGCTGACCGGTGAACTGCGGTCCCGCCGCCCGCTGTGGCCGGCGGGCGAGGCGCTGCCGGACGCGCTGGAGGCGGCCATCGGTCCCGTCCGGGAGGTCCGGGCGGCGGTGCAGGCGGTGGGGCCGGGCGCGTTCGGGCGGTACGTGATCAGCATGGCCGAGAGCGTCAGTGACGTGCTGGAGCCGCTGCTGCTGGCGCGGGAGGTGGGGTTCCGGGTGCTGCCGGTGCCGCTGTTCGAGACGCTGGACGACCTGCGCCGCGCCCCGCAGGTGGTGTGGGAGCTGCTGAGCGTGCCCGAGTACCGCGCGGTGCTGGGCGACGACGTGCAGGAGATCATGCTGGGTTACAGCGACAGCAACAAGGACGCCGGGTTCCTCGCGGCGAACTGGGCGCTGCACGAGGCGCAGCGCAAGATCAGCGAGGTGTGCCGCCGCGCGGGCGTGCGCTGGCGCTTTTTCCACGGGCGCGGCACCAGCATCGGCCGGGGCGGCGGGCCGGCCGGCCGGGCGATCCTGGGGCAGCCGGCCGGCACCATCGACGCGGGCCTGCGCATCACGGAGCAGGGGGAGGCGCTGGCCGACAAGTACAGCCACCCCATGCTGGCCCGCCGGAACCTGGAGCAGGCGCTGTACGGCCTGCTGCTGGCCGCGGCCCGGCCGCCGGTGGACCCGCCGGCCGCGTGGCTGGCGGCGATGGACCGCGCGGCCGGCGCGAGCGCGGCGGCATACCGCGCGCTGGTGGACAACCCGGCGTTCCTGCCGTTTTTCGAGGCGGTCACGCCCATTCACGAGATCGCCCGACTGAACATCGCGTCCCGGCCGGTGCGGCGGCCCGGCGCGCCGACGCTGGGGAACCTGCGCGCGATTCCGTGGGTGATGTCCTGGACGCAGAACCGCGTGAACCTGCCTGGCTGGTACGGGCTGCGCGAGGGCCTGCGGGAGATCGGGTTGGACGCGGCCCGCGAGATGTACAGGGACTGGCCGTTCTTCCGGGCGGTGCTGGACAACGCGCAGATGAGCCTCGCCAAGAGCGACCCGCTGATCGTGGGCGAGTACCTGCGCCTGGGCACGGACGCCCACCCCACCGGGACGGCGCTGCTGGACGCGTACGCGGACACGGTGGCGCTGGTGCAGGACGTGGTGGGGGCGGAGCTGATGGCGAACGAGCCGCGCCTGAAGGAGAGCATCGCGCTGCGCAACCCGTACATCGATCCCCTTCACCGCATTCAGGCGGAACTGCTGCGCCGCAGCCGCGCGGAGCCGGGCGGCCTGGACGAGTTCGAGGTGCCGCTGCTGCTCAGCATTCAGGGTATCGCGGCGGGGGTGCGCAACACCGGGTAA
- a CDS encoding DEAD/DEAH box helicase: protein MKLSRLPHGFALDTAAQGLALRQEAVQDVTRDWTPGGWRAEGSVMDGGRSYHASVELSPAPDPQLLSSACTCGRYRCRHVAALVLATDPPEGSPPAQAAPARPAEEPLDARVQQWLEGFAAAPTTSRGRQFELRYVLRLLPPAAAGGGSGAGRAAIALLRLPVRGDVPDVQAAEHYAVPRSLSTAPAFARRDANLLKLLEMTTSAAHAPGRWQEAVHVIGDHPAADLLLDSLADTGRLCWERVETPLRRGPDLPGTLGWGVDAKGLQYPTLLLPDAPDAQVLPVGTRPWAVQLGTQTISRVTPDVPAAQVAQFLGGPALTTGQATALAHAITASGLPLPLPHTVQVQEEHLPYTPQLHLTGRTATVQVRDRWMVRGETRTLPVAELRHAYGGLTLPDTAGRDGPAPTVYRGGVLTRVRRDPEQEREAVRALHLAGFARLAELQGEDLTYPPELLDFLAQPDEDAWMDFMQRGRERLAAEGFSLHIHPDFPLNYAEIQDWYGETDDSFGGWFTLDLGIVVDGSRISLIPVLADLIARSPELFTPEALAELSDDETLYAALGDGRRVALPAGRVKAILGVLVELNLRDLPSGPLRLPLLDAARLAQLEGAVQARWVGAERLLELGHKLQNFEGVTPVSPPPGLNAEMRPYQVQGLSWLQFLRETDMGGILADDMGLGKTLQTLAHLLTEKQSGRADRPSLVVAPTSVIGNWQAEAAKFTPDLRVLTLHGKDRREHFHRIPDFDLILSTYPLLPRDIAELGEHAYHLLILDEAQNIKNSKTAAAKAAGALDARHRLALTGTPLENHLGELWSQFNFLSPGLLHDEKTFRDLYRTPIEKRGDPHRRAALAARVRPFILRREKRDVARELPPKTEIPVRVTLDGDQRDLYETVRVTMESRVRQELQARGLARSTIAILDALLKLRQAVTDPRLVKLEAARSVEGNAKFDWLQGNLPQMLEEGRRVLIFSGFATLLGHLEDWLKGQAIPYSMITGQTQDRQAQIDRFQQGETQVFLITLKAGGVGLNLTAADTVIHYDPWWNPAAEDQATDRAYRIGQDKPVFVYKLIAAGSVEERILDLQARKAALARGILDGGLSDATQLSAQDLDRLFAPLADDDGPARP from the coding sequence GTGAAACTCAGCCGGCTGCCTCACGGCTTCGCGCTGGACACCGCTGCCCAGGGCCTCGCGCTGCGCCAGGAAGCGGTGCAGGACGTGACCCGCGACTGGACGCCCGGCGGCTGGCGGGCCGAGGGGTCCGTGATGGACGGCGGGCGCAGCTACCACGCCAGCGTGGAACTCTCGCCCGCCCCGGACCCGCAGCTGCTGTCGAGCGCCTGCACCTGCGGCCGGTACCGCTGCCGGCACGTGGCCGCGCTGGTCCTGGCGACCGACCCGCCCGAGGGCTCCCCGCCCGCGCAGGCCGCCCCGGCCCGCCCGGCCGAGGAACCCCTGGACGCCCGCGTGCAGCAGTGGCTGGAGGGCTTCGCGGCCGCGCCCACCACGTCCCGCGGCCGGCAGTTCGAGCTGCGGTACGTGCTGCGGCTGCTGCCGCCCGCCGCGGCCGGCGGGGGGAGCGGCGCCGGGCGGGCCGCCATCGCGCTGCTGCGCCTGCCGGTGCGGGGGGACGTGCCGGACGTGCAGGCCGCCGAGCACTACGCCGTGCCGCGCAGCCTGAGCACCGCGCCCGCCTTTGCCCGCCGGGACGCGAACCTGCTCAAACTCCTGGAGATGACCACCTCGGCGGCGCACGCCCCCGGCCGCTGGCAGGAGGCGGTGCACGTCATCGGTGACCACCCGGCCGCCGACCTGCTGCTGGACTCCCTGGCCGACACGGGCCGCCTGTGCTGGGAGCGGGTGGAGACGCCCCTGCGGCGCGGCCCGGACCTGCCCGGCACGCTGGGCTGGGGCGTGGACGCCAAGGGCCTGCAATACCCCACGCTGCTGCTCCCGGACGCCCCGGACGCCCAGGTGCTGCCGGTGGGCACGCGGCCCTGGGCGGTGCAGCTGGGCACGCAGACCATCTCGCGGGTCACGCCGGACGTGCCGGCCGCCCAGGTCGCGCAGTTCTTGGGCGGGCCGGCGCTGACCACCGGGCAGGCCACCGCCCTGGCGCACGCCATCACCGCGTCGGGCCTGCCGCTGCCGCTGCCGCACACCGTGCAGGTGCAGGAAGAACACCTGCCGTACACCCCACAGCTGCACCTGACGGGCCGCACGGCCACCGTGCAGGTCCGGGACCGCTGGATGGTGCGCGGCGAGACCCGCACCCTGCCGGTCGCGGAACTCCGCCACGCGTACGGCGGCCTGACCCTACCTGATACCGCCGGCCGCGACGGCCCGGCCCCCACCGTGTACCGCGGCGGGGTGCTCACCCGCGTGCGGCGCGATCCGGAACAGGAGCGCGAAGCGGTGCGGGCGCTGCACCTGGCGGGCTTCGCGCGCCTCGCGGAACTGCAGGGCGAGGACCTGACCTACCCGCCCGAGCTGCTGGACTTCCTGGCGCAGCCGGACGAGGACGCCTGGATGGACTTCATGCAGCGCGGCCGCGAGCGCCTCGCCGCCGAGGGCTTCAGCCTGCACATCCACCCGGACTTCCCCCTGAACTACGCCGAGATTCAGGACTGGTACGGCGAGACCGACGACAGCTTCGGCGGCTGGTTCACGCTGGACCTGGGCATCGTGGTGGACGGCAGCCGCATCAGCCTGATCCCGGTGCTGGCCGACCTGATCGCCCGCAGCCCGGAACTGTTCACGCCCGAGGCCCTGGCCGAACTGTCCGACGACGAGACGCTGTACGCCGCCCTCGGCGACGGCCGCCGCGTCGCCCTGCCCGCCGGGCGCGTCAAGGCCATCCTGGGCGTGCTGGTGGAACTCAACCTGCGGGACCTGCCCAGCGGCCCGCTGCGCCTTCCCCTCTTGGACGCCGCCCGGCTCGCGCAGCTCGAAGGCGCCGTGCAGGCGCGCTGGGTGGGCGCCGAACGCCTGCTGGAACTGGGCCACAAACTCCAGAACTTCGAGGGCGTCACCCCGGTCTCCCCGCCGCCCGGCCTGAACGCCGAGATGCGCCCCTACCAGGTGCAGGGCCTGAGCTGGCTGCAGTTCCTGCGCGAGACCGACATGGGCGGCATCCTTGCCGACGACATGGGCCTGGGCAAGACCCTCCAGACCCTCGCGCACCTCCTGACCGAGAAGCAGTCCGGCCGCGCCGACCGGCCCAGCCTGGTGGTCGCGCCGACCAGCGTGATCGGCAACTGGCAGGCCGAGGCCGCCAAGTTCACGCCGGACCTGCGGGTCCTGACCCTGCATGGCAAGGACCGCCGCGAGCACTTCCACCGCATCCCGGACTTCGACCTGATCCTCAGCACGTACCCGCTGCTGCCGCGCGACATCGCCGAACTCGGCGAGCACGCCTACCACCTGCTGATCCTGGACGAGGCGCAGAACATCAAGAACAGCAAGACCGCCGCCGCCAAGGCTGCCGGCGCCCTGGACGCCCGGCACCGCCTGGCGCTGACCGGCACCCCGCTGGAAAACCACCTGGGGGAACTGTGGTCGCAGTTCAACTTCCTGTCGCCCGGCCTGCTGCACGACGAGAAGACCTTCCGGGACCTGTACCGCACGCCCATCGAGAAACGCGGCGACCCGCACCGCCGCGCCGCCCTGGCCGCCCGGGTGCGCCCCTTCATCCTGCGGCGCGAGAAACGCGACGTGGCCCGCGAACTGCCCCCCAAGACCGAGATCCCCGTGCGCGTCACCCTGGACGGCGACCAGCGCGACCTGTACGAGACCGTGCGCGTCACCATGGAATCCCGCGTCCGGCAGGAACTCCAGGCGCGCGGGCTGGCGCGCAGCACCATCGCCATCCTGGACGCGCTGCTCAAACTGCGGCAGGCCGTCACGGACCCCCGCCTGGTGAAACTGGAAGCCGCCCGCAGCGTGGAAGGCAACGCCAAGTTCGACTGGCTGCAGGGCAACCTCCCTCAGATGCTTGAGGAAGGCCGGCGCGTGCTGATCTTCAGCGGGTTCGCCACCCTGCTCGGGCACCTGGAGGACTGGCTGAAAGGGCAGGCCATCCCGTACAGCATGATCACCGGGCAGACCCAGGACCGCCAGGCGCAGATCGACCGCTTCCAGCAGGGCGAGACGCAGGTGTTCCTGATCACCCTGAAGGCCGGCGGGGTGGGCCTGAACCTCACGGCGGCCGACACCGTCATCCACTACGACCCGTGGTGGAACCCGGCCGCGGAGGACCAGGCCACCGACCGCGCCTACCGCATCGGGCAGGACAAGCCGGTGTTCGTGTACAAGCTCATCGCGGCCGGCAGCGTCGAGGAACGCATCCTGGACCTCCAGGCCCGCAAGGCCGCGCTGGCCCGCGGCATCCTGGACGGCGGGCTCAGCGACGCCACGCAGCTCTCCGCGCAGGACCTCGACCGCCTGTTCGCGCCCCTCGCGGACGATGACGGCCCCGCCCGCCCCTGA